The following nucleotide sequence is from Endozoicomonas sp. GU-1.
CCATCATCAACACGGGTAATTCCGCAGATTTTTATACGAGGAGATACTTCCATTTCCCGGTGTTCTCTTTCCCACGCCCTGTGTCGGGAGATTACCCGGGACACAGAGCCAACCACAGGGTAAGGGTTTGAAGGTGCTTTCACACTGTACTGCCGAAGATCAATGCGAAAGAATAGGCAACCCCTGAGCGATCGTTGATCTTATCAGAACATTTCGGGAATTACTGCATCTGGCACATCATTTCAATGAGTTTCATGTGTACAATCTCCGTTCACCCTGAGCGGAGTCGAAGGGTGATTGGCACGGTCTTTACGGTTGGTTCACAGTCCACACCCTTCGACAGCCTCAGAATGAACGTGGTTCTGCAGCTCAGTAAGATCTCCGCTACAGAACGAACAGAGTTTTCAGGTCAATAGAGAGGAACCCATCCATTGCACGGAAAACGTATGCCAGCTCTGGAAAAACCGCCGATTTAAAGCGGAATTAATGGCGCAATAAAGTGTGGGTTCGATTCACTGGCCGGCAGTCCAAACACCTTATCGTACCCCGCATCGACAAAATAAAGCCCACAGGGCGAAGCGGTTACCCCACCCTGGGCACGATCCCGAGCATCCAGCACCTCTTTTGCCCAGCCAGGCTCACGTTTGCCGCAACCCACCGCCATCAACACCCCGGCAAAATTACGAATCATATGATGCAAAAACGCATTGGCCTGCACATCAATAACAATCAGTGGTCCGTGGCGGGAAATATCCAGCCGGGTCACATGCCTGACCGGGTTCTTTGCCTGACACTGAATCGCACGATAAGAGGTAAAATCATGTTCGCCCACCAGGCACTCTGCCGCCGCCTTCATGCGCTCAACATCCAGCGGCCGATAGTTCCAGGTCACCCCTTTGGAGAGATGTGCGGGCCGAATGGGATGGTTATAAATCACGTAACGATAACGTCGCCACAGGGCAGAAAAGCGGGCATGAAAATCATCAGAAACCGGCTTCACCCAGTTTACGGCCACGTCATCCGGCAAATTGGCATTAGCGCCATAAGCCCAGCCCCGCTC
It contains:
- the truA gene encoding tRNA pseudouridine(38-40) synthase TruA, which produces MPRYAASVQYDGSRFFGWQVLKTGLPTVQAAVEAALSKVANHPVAVVCAGRTDARVHGCNQIIHFDTDAVRTERGWAYGANANLPDDVAVNWVKPVSDDFHARFSALWRRYRYVIYNHPIRPAHLSKGVTWNYRPLDVERMKAAAECLVGEHDFTSYRAIQCQAKNPVRHVTRLDISRHGPLIVIDVQANAFLHHMIRNFAGVLMAVGCGKREPGWAKEVLDARDRAQGGVTASPCGLYFVDAGYDKVFGLPASESNPHFIAPLIPL